AAAAGATTCATTCACAATCATCAAAAGACTTGTTTAGATTCCATCTTCTCTGATTCTTAAAAATATAGGGAATCTAGGAAGTTTATTTTTGGTATAGCCTTGATATTTATAAGTAATTATTGTGTCTATTTTAGGAGGATTGAGACGCATTGCAGAAGAAAATCCCGAACCAATTTTAAAATATTTCTTCTCTCCTAAAACCTCACCCTCACACCAAATTGCACCGATTCCATTAATATTTTTTCCTTTGCCTTGTGTATAACCTCTCACGATACATTCTGCGTCCGCAAAAGGTTTCAGCTTGTAACCAATATCAGAGAAAGAATTCCTACGCAAGATTACACCCTCCCCACCCTTGCTTAAGATTTCTTGATAATAAGATTCTAAATGTTGATGATTTTTTATGGGAATTTGGGGGATAATTTTAATATAAGGATTCGGAAAATCCTTTAAATAATTTTCCAAATAATTTAAACGCTCACTTAAAGAGCATTTTTCACAAACCCCACGCACATCAAAAACTTGATAAGTCATCTCTTGCCATTTGGATTCATCAGAGACAGAATCCCTTACAATACTTGAAATTTTTTCAAAGTGATTGTAAGTCAGCCACAATTCGCCATCAAGAACAAAAGGAGGAAAATTCACAAGCCAAAACTTCGGGACTTGAATAAGGTTATCTTTGCGAGTTTTTAAGTTTTTGCCATTCCAAATCCCACGCACGCCATCTAGTTTCTCACTCATTACAAATTGTGTTAATTCTCCTTTGGAGATTAAGTTTTGTGCATAGGGTTTAAAGTGCGGAATCTCCGCATATAAAGTGAGATTCCAACCAATAAGAATAAAGAGAGAAATTTTTAACAGCTTCAAAATATCATTCTTTGGCTAAGAAAAGCTATTATAAACCTTGCTCAATCATTGCATTTGCAACTTTTCTAAATCCTGCGATATTTGCTCCAAGCACAAGATTTGTAGGCTCGCCAAACTCTTTTGCAGTTTCGCTTGCATTTGCATAGATATTTTTCATAATATTATGCAATTTTTTATCCACTTCCTCAAAAGTCCAAGCAGTCATTGCTGCATTTTGGCTCATTTCAAGCCCGCTTGTCGCTACACC
This is a stretch of genomic DNA from Helicobacter ganmani. It encodes these proteins:
- a CDS encoding DNA ligase produces the protein MKLLKISLFILIGWNLTLYAEIPHFKPYAQNLISKGELTQFVMSEKLDGVRGIWNGKNLKTRKDNLIQVPKFWLVNFPPFVLDGELWLTYNHFEKISSIVRDSVSDESKWQEMTYQVFDVRGVCEKCSLSERLNYLENYLKDFPNPYIKIIPQIPIKNHQHLESYYQEILSKGGEGVILRRNSFSDIGYKLKPFADAECIVRGYTQGKGKNINGIGAIWCEGEVLGEKKYFKIGSGFSSAMRLNPPKIDTIITYKYQGYTKNKLPRFPIFLRIREDGI